The Ruania alba genome window below encodes:
- a CDS encoding DUF58 domain-containing protein: MAITGRAVLLVALGVVPVLLVPEVTTVVAWAVAVALVLTADTLLAASPTAIEVERATAGAVRRGERAESTLTLTNTGRRGLRGVVRDAWQPTAGADNNRHRLRITVDEAQRVRTTLRPRRRGDLYADQVTIRAYGPLGLAARQASREVPGVIRVLPEFSSRRHLPSRLARLREMDGRTAVNVRGQGTEFDSLREYVVGDDVRAIDWRATARRQEVVVRTWRPERDRRVLLVLDLSRLSAARLGEAPRLDAGIETCLLMAALATKAGDRVDLIAVDDGVRARVRGTHGAAVMPAMADGLSQVTPALVEPDWPQITQAVRDTLSQRALVVVITGLEAGAAESGLLPTVATIARDHQVIVASATDPDAAALLLSRETSADVFDAAAAERGDLERDALAGRLRRTGAEVVERDPESLPPGVADTYLALKAAGRL; the protein is encoded by the coding sequence ATGGCGATCACGGGTCGGGCGGTCCTGCTCGTGGCGCTGGGCGTGGTTCCGGTGCTGCTCGTACCGGAGGTGACCACCGTGGTCGCCTGGGCCGTGGCGGTTGCGCTCGTGCTGACCGCGGACACGCTGCTGGCGGCGTCCCCGACCGCCATCGAGGTGGAGCGTGCAACCGCCGGTGCCGTACGCCGGGGCGAGCGCGCCGAGTCCACTCTCACGCTGACCAACACCGGACGCCGCGGGCTGCGTGGTGTGGTCCGCGATGCCTGGCAGCCCACCGCGGGGGCCGACAACAATCGGCACCGGCTGCGGATCACTGTCGATGAGGCGCAGCGGGTGCGCACCACCCTGCGACCCCGGCGGCGCGGGGACCTGTATGCCGACCAGGTCACGATCCGCGCCTATGGTCCCCTCGGGCTCGCCGCACGGCAGGCCTCCCGCGAGGTTCCCGGGGTGATCCGGGTGCTTCCCGAGTTCTCCTCTCGGCGGCACCTGCCCTCCCGGTTGGCCCGGTTGCGGGAGATGGACGGCCGCACCGCAGTCAACGTGCGTGGACAGGGCACGGAGTTCGACTCGCTGCGTGAGTACGTGGTGGGCGACGACGTGCGAGCCATCGACTGGCGAGCCACCGCACGCCGTCAGGAGGTCGTGGTGCGCACCTGGCGCCCCGAGCGGGACCGCCGGGTGCTGCTGGTGCTGGACCTCTCCCGACTCTCGGCCGCCCGGTTGGGCGAGGCCCCACGCCTGGACGCCGGGATCGAGACGTGCCTGCTGATGGCTGCGCTCGCGACGAAGGCGGGCGACCGGGTCGACCTGATCGCCGTCGACGACGGGGTACGAGCCCGGGTGCGTGGCACCCATGGAGCGGCAGTGATGCCCGCGATGGCCGACGGGCTCTCCCAGGTCACCCCCGCACTGGTGGAACCGGACTGGCCGCAGATCACCCAGGCAGTGCGCGACACCCTCTCCCAGCGGGCCCTGGTGGTCGTGATCACCGGTCTGGAGGCGGGCGCTGCCGAGTCCGGGTTGCTGCCCACCGTGGCGACGATCGCCCGGGATCATCAGGTGATCGTGGCCTCCGCCACGGACCCCGATGCAGCCGCGCTGCTTCTTTCGCGGGAGACCTCGGCCGACGTCTTCGACGCGGCTGCGGCCGAACGGGGCGACCTCGAGCGGGACGCGCTGGCCGGTCGGTTGCGCCGGACCGGCGCTGAGGTGGTGGAGCGGGACCCGGAGTCGCTCCCGCCCGGAGTGGCCGACACCTATCTGGCGCTGAAGGCTGCCGGGCGGCTCTGA
- a CDS encoding AAA family ATPase: MTTTPPGHGPQPDQGPRTPYSHGEASPAPAAPPEYPPTAAAPAGPPPSGPAYAGPTGPPPGVPPKPAEAAPVESDQQQEIRTSLGRVRAEVAKAVVGQDAAVTGLVIALLCRGHVLLEGVPGVAKTLLTRTLGASLDLEMKRVQFTPDLMPGDVTGSLVYDARTAEFSFREGPVFTNLMLADEINRTPPKTQASLLEAMEERQVSVDGEPRLLPDPFVVIATQNPVEYEGTYPLPEAQLDRFLLKLILPLPERAAEIEVLNRHAHAFDPRNLAAAGVRQVAGPDELAAAREDVARVEVGADVLAYIVDICRATRTSPSLSLGVSPRGATALLATSRAWAWMSGRRYVTPDDVKALAHPTLRHRVQLRAEAELEGISTESVLDGILGSVPVPR; this comes from the coding sequence ATGACGACCACCCCACCGGGACACGGCCCACAGCCCGACCAGGGCCCCCGCACCCCGTATTCGCACGGCGAGGCGTCGCCGGCACCGGCGGCCCCGCCCGAGTACCCGCCGACGGCTGCTGCACCCGCTGGACCTCCGCCGTCGGGACCTGCCTACGCGGGCCCGACGGGCCCGCCGCCCGGGGTTCCCCCGAAGCCCGCCGAGGCTGCACCGGTGGAGTCGGACCAGCAGCAGGAGATCCGCACCTCGCTGGGGCGGGTGCGCGCCGAGGTCGCCAAGGCCGTCGTGGGTCAGGATGCGGCCGTCACCGGGCTGGTGATCGCGCTGCTCTGCCGCGGGCACGTGCTCCTCGAGGGGGTTCCCGGGGTGGCCAAGACGCTGCTCACGCGCACGCTCGGTGCCTCGTTGGACCTGGAGATGAAGCGGGTGCAGTTCACCCCGGACCTGATGCCCGGTGACGTGACCGGTTCACTGGTCTACGACGCGCGTACCGCGGAGTTCTCGTTCCGTGAAGGTCCGGTCTTCACGAACCTGATGCTCGCCGACGAGATCAACCGCACCCCTCCGAAGACGCAGGCGTCCCTGCTGGAAGCGATGGAGGAGCGGCAGGTGAGCGTGGACGGTGAACCACGTTTGTTGCCGGACCCCTTCGTGGTGATCGCCACCCAGAACCCGGTCGAGTACGAGGGCACCTACCCGCTGCCGGAGGCGCAGCTGGACCGGTTCCTGCTCAAGCTCATCCTACCGCTGCCCGAGCGGGCCGCCGAGATCGAGGTGCTGAACCGGCACGCGCACGCCTTCGATCCGCGCAACCTGGCCGCCGCCGGGGTGCGCCAGGTGGCAGGACCGGACGAGCTGGCCGCCGCGCGGGAGGACGTCGCCAGAGTCGAGGTGGGGGCGGACGTGCTCGCCTACATCGTGGACATCTGCCGCGCCACCCGCACCTCGCCCTCGCTCTCCCTCGGAGTTTCCCCCCGAGGTGCGACGGCGTTGCTCGCCACCTCACGTGCGTGGGCCTGGATGTCGGGTCGCCGGTACGTGACTCCGGACGACGTCAAGGCACTCGCGCACCCGACCCTGCGCCACCGGGTGCAGCTGCGCGCCGAGGCCGAGCTCGAGGGCATCAGCACCGAGTCCGTGCTGGACGGGATCCTCGGGTCGGTCCCGGTCCCGCGCTGA
- a CDS encoding DUF4129 domain-containing protein, translated as MAGFVTRDVPLTPSADEAQAWAEAELAKGIYNDEPTILERLADWLWQLWEQIVGMNSSLGPVLVPLVVLAVVGVLAVVALLLGGPVRRRRLARAGSSEVLSADDDRSAADLRAAAEAAARAGDFSRAVLERFRAIVRGMDERVILEDRPGRTAHEAAVDGGTRLPACAEQLLSASRLFDEVCYGHTAPTAADYEHLCEVDRAVGSARPQRERPAAVGAP; from the coding sequence ATGGCCGGTTTCGTCACAAGGGATGTCCCGCTCACCCCGTCTGCGGACGAGGCGCAGGCGTGGGCGGAAGCCGAGCTGGCCAAGGGGATCTACAACGACGAACCCACCATCCTGGAGCGACTGGCCGACTGGCTCTGGCAGCTCTGGGAGCAGATCGTCGGGATGAACTCCTCGCTCGGGCCGGTGCTGGTACCCCTGGTCGTGCTGGCCGTGGTGGGGGTGCTCGCGGTGGTCGCGCTGCTCCTCGGCGGTCCGGTCCGCCGCCGGCGGCTCGCCCGCGCCGGCAGTAGTGAGGTGCTCAGTGCCGACGACGACCGGTCCGCCGCCGATCTGCGGGCGGCCGCCGAGGCAGCCGCCCGGGCAGGCGACTTCTCACGCGCTGTGCTGGAGCGTTTCCGTGCCATCGTGCGGGGCATGGACGAACGGGTCATCCTGGAGGACCGGCCCGGCCGCACCGCTCACGAGGCAGCCGTCGACGGCGGCACTCGCCTTCCCGCGTGTGCCGAGCAGTTGCTCAGTGCCTCGCGCCTCTTCGACGAGGTCTGTTATGGCCACACCGCACCGACGGCGGCTGACTACGAGCACCTGTGCGAGGTGGATCGGGCTGTGGGGAGCGCACGTCCGCAGCGCGAGCGTCCGGCGGCGGTGGGAGCCCCGTGA
- a CDS encoding DUF7544 domain-containing protein, with translation MFALSAVLVAVVVTVQGIATWGMLEDLNRLLSDPAALEDLDSPGGLDTLTSTVQSGLLGYGISTAASFLITTVLTGLLIHSVSQSVIGRKMSLGQVWAAVRGQILRLLGLSLVIGLILMVISAVAIGLVTLAATTGEPGVIALVGIVVVLTAFVSMIAVVVFTVLATPVLVLERSGIITALRRSFQLTRRSFWRILGIYLLTVLLVGILASVVSYPFGIVGGLIGSLMAIQVASMVGQVISLAVTTPFMAAVTALLYIDVRIRTEALDVELARAAEAA, from the coding sequence ATGTTCGCCCTGTCCGCCGTCCTGGTCGCCGTCGTCGTCACGGTGCAGGGCATCGCCACTTGGGGCATGCTCGAGGACCTGAACCGCCTGCTGTCGGACCCGGCGGCGCTGGAAGACCTGGACAGCCCCGGAGGCTTGGACACCCTGACCTCCACAGTGCAGTCCGGGCTGCTCGGGTACGGGATCTCAACGGCGGCGTCGTTCCTCATCACCACGGTCCTGACCGGTCTGCTGATCCACTCGGTGAGCCAGTCCGTGATCGGCCGGAAGATGAGCCTCGGGCAGGTCTGGGCAGCGGTGCGTGGCCAGATCCTGCGACTGCTCGGCCTGAGCCTCGTCATCGGTCTGATCCTGATGGTGATCAGCGCTGTGGCCATCGGGCTGGTCACGCTCGCCGCAACGACCGGCGAACCGGGGGTGATCGCTCTGGTGGGGATCGTCGTGGTACTCACGGCGTTCGTCTCCATGATCGCCGTGGTGGTCTTCACCGTGCTCGCCACCCCGGTCCTGGTGCTCGAACGCTCCGGCATCATCACCGCGCTGCGCCGGTCCTTCCAACTGACCCGCCGCTCCTTCTGGCGGATCCTCGGCATCTACCTGCTCACCGTGCTCCTCGTCGGGATCCTGGCGTCGGTGGTCAGCTATCCGTTCGGCATCGTCGGTGGTTTGATCGGTAGTCTCATGGCGATCCAGGTCGCCAGCATGGTCGGCCAGGTGATCTCTCTCGCCGTGACCACACCGTTCATGGCCGCCGTCACCGCACTGTTGTACATCGACGTGCGCATCCGCACCGAGGCGCTGGACGTCGAACTCGCCCGGGCAGCCGAGGCTGCCTGA
- the mtrA gene encoding MtrAB system response regulator MtrA: MNARVLVVDDDAALSEMIGIVLQSEGFETEFCAHGSKAMETFHSVQPDLVLLDLMLPGMDGIEICRRIRAESGVPIIMLTAKGETTDVVHGLEAGADDYMAKPAKPTELVARVRARLRNRDNEGTERLLIGDLVIDVPGHRVMRGEEMINLTPLEFDLMVALARKPWQVFSREVLLEQVWGYRHQADTRLVNVHVQRLRAKVERDPENPEVVVTVRGVGYRAGTPVQ, encoded by the coding sequence ATGAACGCACGCGTCTTGGTGGTCGACGACGATGCCGCTCTCTCGGAGATGATCGGTATTGTCCTGCAGTCGGAGGGGTTCGAGACGGAATTCTGCGCACACGGGTCGAAGGCGATGGAGACGTTTCACTCCGTCCAGCCCGACCTGGTGCTGCTCGATCTCATGCTCCCGGGGATGGATGGGATCGAGATCTGTCGGCGGATCCGGGCAGAGTCAGGTGTTCCGATCATCATGCTCACGGCCAAGGGGGAGACGACCGACGTCGTCCACGGCCTCGAAGCGGGGGCTGACGACTACATGGCCAAGCCCGCCAAGCCGACCGAGCTGGTGGCTCGCGTGCGGGCGCGGCTGCGCAACCGGGACAACGAAGGCACTGAACGGCTGCTGATCGGCGATCTCGTGATCGATGTGCCGGGGCATCGGGTGATGCGCGGGGAGGAGATGATCAACCTCACCCCGCTCGAGTTCGACCTGATGGTCGCTCTCGCCCGCAAGCCCTGGCAGGTGTTCTCCCGCGAGGTGCTGCTGGAACAGGTGTGGGGTTACCGGCACCAGGCGGACACCCGGCTGGTGAACGTGCACGTGCAACGTCTGCGCGCCAAGGTCGAGCGTGACCCGGAGAACCCGGAGGTCGTTGTCACGGTGCGTGGGGTCGGGTACCGGGCGGGCACTCCGGTCCAGTGA
- the mtrB gene encoding MtrAB system histidine kinase MtrB, translating into MTGSDPTAAADAPDRAGHATAAGSARRTNRWWRLVRRRARVYARFGMRAWRRSLRLRVALSTVVVGTLALALLAALLSDQVRDGLFEERRDQVLADAASRAEVAQEQFDSATVSTAQDAQQLANTAVGTLQQSAVGIEGVLLLRSPDPDSPVLIFAPVTDDSLRPAISEELREQVREEQFQQWQSVDLATGDDPEPGMVVGSPVTIPVAGAYELYIVYSLAPEQANLELLQGVLAVGAISLVVLLLVMTWYLTRQVLDPVRQAARTAERLADGRLTERMEIRGHDELARLGMSFNEMAASLQDQIERLAHLSRMQQRFVSDVSHELRTPLSTVRMAAEVLYLARADFPPTQARSAELLQNQLDRFESLLVDLLEISRFDAGAAVLDVEQLDLRGVVERVVEITEPIAAERGSSLSVDVPDQPCTADMDARRVERVLRNLLVNAIEHGEGRPIEVRVAMHETAVSVLVRDHGIGMTAPEAARVFDRFWRADPARARTLGGTGLGLAIALEDARLHGGGLDAWGSPGEGAAFRLTLPRRAGMEIGRPPLELHPVRIEREPTHEHDPAGPAELPELGTPAGGIPTVTGEEDPR; encoded by the coding sequence GTGACCGGGTCGGATCCGACCGCAGCAGCCGACGCGCCGGACCGCGCCGGGCACGCCACCGCTGCTGGATCAGCCCGCCGCACGAACAGGTGGTGGCGCTTGGTGCGCAGGCGGGCTCGCGTGTACGCCCGTTTCGGGATGCGTGCCTGGCGCCGCTCACTCCGGCTGCGAGTGGCGTTGTCGACGGTCGTGGTCGGGACCCTGGCGCTCGCCCTGCTGGCGGCGCTGCTCTCGGACCAGGTGCGGGACGGGCTGTTCGAGGAACGGCGGGACCAGGTGCTGGCGGACGCGGCCAGCCGTGCCGAGGTGGCCCAGGAACAGTTCGACTCCGCCACCGTGAGCACCGCCCAGGACGCCCAGCAGCTGGCGAACACCGCCGTCGGCACCCTGCAGCAGAGCGCCGTGGGGATCGAGGGCGTCCTGCTGTTGCGCTCGCCGGACCCGGATTCTCCGGTGCTCATCTTCGCGCCGGTCACGGACGATTCGCTGCGCCCGGCGATCAGCGAGGAGTTGCGCGAGCAGGTGCGCGAGGAGCAGTTCCAACAGTGGCAGTCGGTGGACCTGGCGACCGGTGACGATCCCGAGCCGGGGATGGTTGTCGGCTCGCCGGTCACGATCCCGGTGGCCGGCGCCTACGAGCTGTACATCGTGTACTCGCTGGCGCCCGAGCAAGCGAACCTGGAGCTGCTGCAAGGAGTGCTCGCTGTCGGGGCGATCAGCCTGGTCGTGCTGCTGCTGGTGATGACCTGGTACCTGACCCGTCAGGTACTGGACCCGGTGCGCCAGGCCGCCCGCACAGCTGAACGCCTCGCCGACGGACGGCTCACCGAGCGGATGGAGATCCGCGGACACGACGAGCTGGCCCGACTGGGCATGTCCTTCAACGAGATGGCGGCCAGCTTGCAGGACCAGATTGAGCGGCTTGCCCACCTCTCCCGGATGCAGCAGCGATTCGTCTCCGACGTCTCGCACGAGCTTCGCACCCCGTTGAGCACAGTCCGGATGGCCGCGGAGGTTCTCTACCTGGCACGTGCCGACTTCCCGCCCACCCAGGCGCGTTCGGCGGAACTGCTGCAGAACCAGCTCGATCGCTTCGAGAGCCTGCTGGTGGACCTGCTGGAGATCTCCCGGTTCGACGCCGGCGCGGCCGTGCTGGACGTCGAACAGCTCGACCTGCGTGGTGTGGTGGAGCGCGTGGTCGAGATCACCGAGCCGATCGCCGCCGAACGGGGCTCAAGCCTCAGTGTGGACGTGCCGGACCAGCCCTGTACGGCCGACATGGACGCCCGCAGGGTCGAGCGCGTGCTGCGCAATCTCCTCGTCAATGCCATCGAGCACGGAGAAGGGCGCCCGATCGAGGTCCGGGTCGCGATGCACGAGACGGCGGTCTCGGTGCTGGTGCGTGACCATGGCATCGGGATGACCGCCCCCGAGGCAGCACGCGTTTTCGACCGCTTCTGGCGCGCCGATCCCGCACGCGCTCGTACGCTCGGGGGCACCGGCCTGGGGTTGGCGATCGCTCTGGAGGATGCCCGCCTGCACGGAGGCGGCCTGGACGCATGGGGGAGCCCGGGCGAGGGCGCCGCGTTCCGACTCACGCTGCCCCGACGTGCCGGGATGGAGATCGGGCGCCCGCCGCTGGAGCTGCACCCGGTGCGCATCGAGCGTGAGCCGACCCACGAGCACGACCCGGCGGGCCCGGCGGAGCTTCCCGAGCTGGGCACCCCGGCGGGCGGGATACCGACGGTCACCGGTGAGGAGGACCCCCGATGA
- a CDS encoding LpqB family beta-propeller domain-containing protein, which produces MRRPIARAVAAAALGALLAGCASLPTSGPVEAGVEADPDQGVGYVAGDGPAPGDAPGAIVRGFQSASVVGTNDDFVQARAFVTSDAAAAWAPTDQVAVYDASVPLRYSEPDEGTVEVTATIVATVNAVGIYTQASPGSTTTFTYELVQDSGEWRIESLPDGVLISEVNFSTVYRQTPLYYLSADGSALVPDPRWFPQRNAATYAIRGLLAGASEWMSPAVVSAIPSGTGLSIDSVTVSAGVASVPLTEEVQSASATDRALLLAQINQTLSGLPRVTSVSVTVDGVPLELVPDQEPPELVVDRSVGRSPLMLSDTHELVAFNGAELTPVPDVAPLSGIGAADLALPYDNDAPAVVLAGANRLVAVPRTGADPETLYTGPHLLAPSYGPNGWVWTGSEQNEGELVVVRPTAQQTRATVEAEALAGQQVRAIRVSRDGARLAVVVEDDGSTQVLVFSVVTGTGGVPAALGGSLTVARGVDDVTDVVWLDSSSLAVLGTTQQTETVHLVPIGGPITRLPSVPDTDDIAAGNGERELYLSTEDGTLYGRSGNGWAQLATGVHAPAFAG; this is translated from the coding sequence ATGAGACGACCGATCGCACGCGCTGTGGCTGCGGCGGCGCTCGGCGCCCTGCTGGCCGGGTGTGCGAGCCTGCCGACCTCCGGTCCGGTAGAAGCCGGAGTCGAGGCCGACCCGGACCAGGGCGTCGGGTACGTCGCGGGTGACGGCCCCGCCCCAGGTGACGCGCCCGGTGCGATCGTGCGCGGGTTCCAGTCCGCGTCGGTGGTGGGTACCAACGACGACTTCGTCCAGGCCCGCGCGTTCGTCACCAGCGACGCGGCGGCCGCCTGGGCTCCCACGGACCAGGTGGCCGTCTACGACGCTTCTGTGCCCCTGCGGTACTCCGAACCCGATGAAGGAACGGTCGAGGTGACGGCCACCATCGTGGCCACCGTGAACGCCGTCGGGATCTATACGCAAGCCTCGCCGGGATCAACCACCACGTTCACCTATGAACTGGTGCAGGATTCCGGTGAGTGGCGGATCGAGTCGCTGCCCGACGGCGTGCTGATCTCCGAGGTGAACTTCAGCACCGTGTACCGGCAGACACCGCTGTACTACCTGTCCGCCGACGGGTCCGCGCTCGTGCCGGACCCGCGCTGGTTCCCCCAGCGCAACGCCGCGACATATGCCATCCGCGGGTTGCTCGCCGGGGCGTCGGAGTGGATGAGCCCCGCGGTGGTTTCGGCTATCCCGTCCGGGACCGGGTTGTCGATCGACTCGGTCACGGTCTCGGCGGGTGTCGCGTCGGTCCCGTTGACCGAGGAGGTGCAGTCGGCCTCGGCGACGGACCGAGCCCTGCTGCTGGCGCAGATCAACCAGACCCTGTCGGGACTGCCCCGGGTGACGAGCGTCTCGGTGACCGTGGACGGTGTGCCGTTGGAACTGGTGCCGGACCAGGAACCACCCGAACTGGTGGTGGACCGCTCCGTGGGACGCTCCCCGCTGATGCTCAGCGACACCCACGAGTTGGTCGCGTTCAACGGGGCTGAGCTGACCCCGGTGCCGGACGTGGCACCGCTCTCGGGGATCGGCGCCGCGGACTTGGCACTGCCCTACGACAACGACGCTCCGGCCGTGGTGCTTGCCGGGGCGAATCGGTTGGTTGCTGTACCGCGCACCGGGGCCGACCCGGAGACCTTGTACACCGGGCCACACCTGCTGGCACCCTCCTATGGCCCGAACGGCTGGGTGTGGACGGGATCCGAGCAGAACGAGGGCGAACTGGTCGTCGTCCGTCCGACGGCGCAGCAGACCCGCGCCACCGTGGAGGCGGAGGCACTCGCAGGTCAGCAGGTCCGGGCGATCCGGGTGAGTCGGGACGGCGCTCGACTGGCCGTGGTGGTCGAGGACGACGGGTCCACTCAGGTGCTGGTGTTCTCCGTGGTGACCGGCACCGGTGGGGTGCCGGCCGCTCTTGGGGGATCGCTTACCGTGGCCCGGGGGGTCGATGACGTCACCGACGTGGTCTGGCTGGACAGCTCCAGCCTGGCCGTGCTGGGGACCACCCAACAGACCGAGACTGTCCACCTGGTGCCGATCGGAGGCCCGATCACACGGTTGCCGAGCGTGCCGGACACCGACGACATCGCTGCCGGGAATGGCGAGCGTGAGCTGTACCTGAGCACCGAGGACGGCACGCTGTACGGGCGTTCCGGTAACGGGTGGGCACAGTTGGCCACCGGGGTGCACGCCCCCGCGTTCGCCGGCTGA
- a CDS encoding ComF family protein, translating into MNGQTESGGTWRAGVLAAWRDLIGLVLPRHCAGCDAPDRSLCARCRRLLSGPPQRCEEDTVFLAAEEYLPALGLPTWSLAVYAGPVRRVVLAWKSGQRPDLDEELMRVARGGIVAVADTVVPARDADDGAEPALVVVPAPSGWRRRLRRRLVARTLAFGTAEGLTEASGRTVWVADLLRRRGRSGHALGARARRRAGRTATRCLGPIPPGTACLLVDDVVTSGATLDAARAALEHAGARVVGAVVLAATPPPGTTGSAVHLSQTLPVD; encoded by the coding sequence ATGAATGGGCAGACCGAAAGTGGCGGGACCTGGCGTGCGGGCGTGCTCGCGGCCTGGCGCGACCTGATCGGTCTGGTGCTCCCGCGTCATTGTGCCGGGTGCGACGCCCCGGACCGGTCGCTTTGCGCGCGATGCCGACGGCTGCTCTCCGGACCTCCGCAACGTTGCGAGGAAGACACGGTTTTCCTGGCCGCCGAGGAGTATCTCCCCGCACTCGGCCTGCCCACCTGGTCGCTGGCCGTCTACGCCGGCCCGGTGCGCCGGGTGGTCCTGGCCTGGAAGTCCGGACAACGCCCGGATCTCGACGAGGAACTGATGCGCGTGGCGCGGGGCGGGATCGTCGCGGTGGCGGACACCGTGGTCCCGGCACGCGACGCCGACGACGGTGCCGAACCTGCCCTCGTGGTGGTTCCGGCCCCGTCGGGGTGGCGCAGACGCCTCCGTCGACGCCTCGTCGCGCGCACCCTTGCGTTCGGCACGGCCGAAGGGTTGACCGAGGCGTCCGGGCGAACGGTCTGGGTGGCCGACCTGCTCCGGCGCCGCGGCAGGTCTGGGCACGCACTCGGCGCGCGGGCCCGCCGTCGCGCCGGCCGGACGGCGACCCGGTGCCTCGGCCCGATCCCTCCGGGGACCGCATGCCTGCTCGTGGACGACGTGGTGACCTCAGGTGCCACCCTGGACGCCGCGCGCGCCGCGCTCGAGCACGCCGGTGCCCGGGTGGTGGGAGCCGTCGTGCTCGCGGCCACGCCACCGCCTGGGACGACCGGTTCGGCGGTTCACCTGTCGCAAACCCTCCCGGTGGACTAG
- the hpf gene encoding ribosome hibernation-promoting factor, HPF/YfiA family: protein MEIVVVSRHTEVPERFRRHVEEKLAKVPQFSPYAQRVDVEVSHENNPRLAEKSERVELTVRAKGPVVRAEAAASDRYGALDLATAKLLERLRRARDRRKTHHTRKPAPPPVVPDLEPAKEEVEPQDLDFTPHAPSEPGVAVEAQLGDSPVVIRQKVHETAPMTVDQALAEMELVGHPFFLFVDSETMQPCVVYNRRGWTYGVIRLNYEATEAVRAEATA, encoded by the coding sequence ATGGAGATTGTCGTGGTCAGCCGTCACACCGAGGTGCCGGAGCGTTTCCGGCGCCACGTCGAGGAGAAGCTGGCCAAGGTGCCGCAGTTCTCTCCGTACGCCCAGCGCGTCGACGTCGAGGTGTCCCACGAGAACAACCCGCGTCTGGCTGAGAAGTCCGAACGGGTAGAGCTCACGGTGCGGGCCAAAGGCCCGGTGGTGCGAGCGGAGGCCGCTGCCTCCGACCGGTACGGAGCACTCGACCTGGCCACTGCCAAGCTTCTGGAGAGGTTGCGCCGCGCGCGTGACCGGCGTAAGACCCACCACACCCGCAAGCCGGCACCGCCACCGGTGGTGCCCGATCTCGAGCCTGCCAAGGAGGAGGTCGAGCCCCAGGATCTCGACTTCACCCCGCACGCACCCAGCGAACCGGGCGTCGCGGTGGAGGCCCAGCTCGGCGATTCACCGGTGGTGATCCGCCAGAAGGTGCACGAGACGGCCCCGATGACCGTGGACCAGGCGCTCGCGGAGATGGAGCTGGTGGGGCACCCGTTCTTCCTGTTCGTCGACTCCGAGACGATGCAGCCGTGCGTGGTCTACAACCGGCGCGGCTGGACCTACGGCGTGATCCGGTTGAACTACGAGGCCACCGAGGCGGTGCGCGCGGAGGCGACAGCCTGA